A DNA window from Actinokineospora baliensis contains the following coding sequences:
- a CDS encoding prephenate dehydrogenase: MRSVCVVGLGLIGGSVLRAAAAAGRDVWGATGSNADAQSAIAEGFTVVDVDTALRRAAAEDALVVIAVPLPAVDGILRKVGDLAPECLLTDVVSVKGPVAEAVAKYAPSTRFAGGHPMAGKSVSGWEASSAALFEDAAWVVTADEETSLPAWREAAQLALDCGAGVVPTTTQEHDAAVARISHLPHVMAAVLAACGADGGPLAMALAAGSFSDGTRVAGSRPELVLAMCEGNRPALLDAVDDALGRLGAARGALASTGSLGATVHSGHAGRVTFDGYRTAGRAQAMVDLAGADPMEELRLVGTRGGRVTGFDGDMAVVNLPVLPD; this comes from the coding sequence ATGCGATCGGTGTGCGTGGTCGGGCTGGGACTCATCGGCGGTTCCGTCTTGCGGGCGGCAGCGGCGGCCGGACGGGACGTGTGGGGTGCGACGGGGTCGAACGCGGACGCGCAAAGCGCGATCGCGGAGGGCTTCACCGTCGTCGACGTGGACACGGCCTTGCGCCGGGCCGCGGCGGAGGACGCCTTGGTGGTGATCGCTGTGCCCCTACCCGCCGTCGACGGCATCCTCCGCAAGGTGGGCGATCTAGCTCCGGAGTGCCTGCTGACGGACGTGGTGAGCGTCAAGGGCCCTGTTGCCGAGGCGGTCGCCAAGTACGCGCCGTCGACGAGGTTCGCGGGAGGCCACCCGATGGCAGGTAAGTCTGTCTCGGGTTGGGAGGCCAGTTCAGCGGCTCTGTTCGAGGATGCCGCCTGGGTGGTCACTGCGGACGAGGAAACCAGCCTGCCCGCGTGGCGTGAGGCCGCCCAACTGGCGCTGGACTGCGGCGCGGGCGTAGTGCCGACAACGACGCAAGAGCACGATGCGGCGGTGGCACGGATCTCGCACCTCCCCCACGTCATGGCAGCGGTCTTGGCCGCGTGTGGGGCCGATGGCGGGCCTCTTGCGATGGCTCTGGCGGCTGGCTCGTTCAGCGACGGGACCCGGGTGGCGGGCAGCAGGCCCGAGTTGGTGCTGGCGATGTGCGAGGGCAACCGGCCCGCGCTGTTGGACGCCGTCGACGATGCCCTGGGCAGGCTCGGCGCGGCCAGGGGTGCGTTGGCGTCAACCGGCTCGCTGGGCGCGACCGTGCACTCCGGCCACGCAGGCCGGGTCACCTTCGACGGCTACCGCACGGCAGGCCGGGCGCAGGCGATGGTGGACCTGGCGGGCGCGGATCCGATGGAGGAACTGCGCCTGGTCGGCACCCGCGGCGGACGCGTGACCGGGTTCGACGGCGACATGGCCGTGGTGAACCTGCCCGTACTGCCGGACTGA
- a CDS encoding M20 metallopeptidase family protein, with protein sequence MTNQAPASSPLAGDPRFSGLLEAAHALQPKTVALRRQLHQNPEQGLELPLTQAAVLSSLADLDLRVHTGEKVGSVIGVLEGARPGPTVLLRGDMDALPLQEDTGLDYASRIEGSMHACGHDTHVAMLASAARLLTDRRDQLAGTVVFMFQPGEEGHYGAKFMLDEGLLDVADRPVDQALALHITSKETSGVLRCRPGPIMASANSFTITVTGKGGHASNPSDAVDPVPAAAAMVGALQTVVTRRISVFEPTVVTISRITAGTTSNIIPETAELEGTLRALSEASRATMLAEIPRVCEQIAAAHGCTISFVVDAGYPVTVNDDEVAGRVHDIARATLGNGHVNPMTNPLMGAEDWSYVLQRVPGAMAFLGACPPGVDPAEAAPNHSNRVHFDESALPHGVSTYAAFALDVLR encoded by the coding sequence ATGACGAACCAGGCTCCGGCCTCCTCACCGCTGGCGGGCGACCCCCGGTTCAGCGGCCTCCTCGAAGCAGCGCACGCCCTCCAGCCCAAGACGGTCGCCCTGCGCAGGCAGCTCCACCAGAACCCGGAGCAGGGCCTAGAACTGCCTCTTACGCAGGCTGCGGTGCTCAGCTCTCTCGCGGATCTGGACCTACGCGTGCACACCGGGGAGAAGGTCGGTTCCGTCATCGGGGTGCTTGAAGGCGCCCGGCCCGGTCCGACCGTGCTGCTGCGCGGCGACATGGACGCACTGCCGCTGCAAGAGGACACCGGTCTTGACTACGCGTCCCGGATCGAGGGCAGCATGCACGCCTGCGGCCACGACACGCACGTGGCGATGCTGGCCTCGGCCGCGCGGCTGCTCACCGACCGCCGCGACCAGCTGGCCGGGACCGTCGTGTTCATGTTCCAGCCCGGCGAGGAAGGCCACTACGGCGCGAAGTTCATGCTCGACGAGGGCCTGCTCGACGTGGCCGACCGGCCGGTGGACCAGGCGCTCGCGCTGCACATCACCTCGAAGGAGACCTCCGGGGTGCTGCGGTGCAGGCCCGGCCCGATCATGGCGAGCGCGAACTCGTTCACCATCACCGTGACCGGCAAGGGCGGGCACGCCTCCAACCCGTCCGACGCGGTCGACCCGGTGCCCGCCGCAGCGGCCATGGTCGGCGCCCTGCAGACCGTGGTGACCAGGCGGATCAGCGTGTTCGAGCCGACGGTCGTGACCATCTCGCGGATCACCGCCGGGACGACCTCGAACATCATCCCGGAGACCGCGGAGCTGGAAGGCACGCTGCGGGCGCTGTCGGAGGCGTCGCGGGCGACGATGCTGGCCGAGATCCCGCGGGTGTGCGAGCAGATCGCCGCGGCCCACGGCTGCACGATCAGCTTCGTGGTCGACGCGGGCTACCCCGTGACCGTCAACGACGACGAGGTCGCGGGCCGCGTGCACGACATCGCGCGGGCCACCCTCGGCAACGGACACGTCAACCCGATGACGAACCCGCTTATGGGCGCCGAGGACTGGTCCTACGTGCTTCAGCGCGTGCCTGGCGCGATGGCGTTCCTAGGGGCCTGCCCGCCCGGGGTCGACCCGGCCGAAGCTGCGCCCAACCACTCCAACCGCGTCCACTTCGACGAGTCGGCACTACCGCACGGAGTGAGCACTTACGCTGCGTTCGCTTTGGACGTACTGCGCTGA
- a CDS encoding tRNA adenosine deaminase-associated protein: MSGEEPVPGFGVAVVREDGKWRCDPMDSTALRELDAAITELRKTRSTGAVFGLLAIDDEFFLVLRPSPGGVALLLSDAAAALDYDIAADALDVLRVDPPEDEDEVWPEGSLDILADLGLPAPELQVIIDEIDLYPDEQLQMIAQRCGFAAELTKHLDTILQ; this comes from the coding sequence ATGTCGGGAGAGGAGCCGGTACCGGGCTTCGGGGTTGCGGTCGTCCGCGAGGACGGCAAGTGGCGGTGCGATCCGATGGACAGCACCGCCTTGCGCGAGCTCGATGCCGCGATCACCGAGCTGCGCAAGACCCGCTCCACCGGGGCGGTATTCGGATTGTTGGCCATCGACGACGAGTTCTTCCTCGTGCTGCGGCCCAGTCCGGGCGGGGTGGCCCTGCTGCTGTCGGACGCCGCGGCGGCGCTGGACTACGACATCGCCGCCGACGCGCTCGACGTGCTGCGGGTCGACCCGCCCGAGGACGAGGACGAGGTGTGGCCGGAGGGGTCGCTCGACATCCTCGCCGACCTCGGCCTGCCTGCCCCGGAGCTGCAGGTGATCATCGATGAGATCGACCTGTACCCGGACGAGCAGTTGCAGATGATCGCCCAGCGCTGCGGGTTCGCCGCGGAGTTGACCAAGCACCTGGACACCATCCTGCAGTGA
- a CDS encoding nucleoside deaminase yields the protein MNTGADLDELVRAALVAARAAPASGDVPIGAVVFGPDGAPLAAACNAREALGDPTAHAEVLALRAAAAAHGDGWRLTGCTLAVTVEPCTMCAGAAVLARVERVVFGAWEPKTGAVGSLWDVVRDRRLTHRPQVVGGVLEAECAALIAEFFATRR from the coding sequence GTGAACACCGGCGCTGACCTGGACGAACTGGTCCGCGCCGCGCTGGTGGCGGCCCGCGCGGCCCCGGCGAGCGGCGACGTCCCGATCGGTGCCGTCGTCTTCGGCCCCGACGGCGCGCCGCTGGCCGCGGCGTGCAACGCCCGCGAGGCGCTCGGCGATCCGACCGCGCACGCCGAGGTGCTGGCCCTGCGCGCGGCCGCTGCCGCGCACGGCGACGGCTGGCGGCTGACCGGCTGCACGCTGGCGGTCACCGTCGAGCCGTGCACCATGTGCGCCGGGGCGGCCGTGCTGGCCAGGGTCGAGCGCGTCGTGTTCGGTGCGTGGGAGCCGAAGACCGGCGCTGTTGGCTCATTGTGGGATGTTGTGCGGGACCGCAGGCTGACCCACCGGCCGCAGGTGGTCGGTGGGGTTCTCGAAGCCGAGTGCGCGGCGCTCATCGCGGAGTTCTTCGCCACCCGGCGTTAA
- a CDS encoding CsbD family protein — MSVFDKAKDKAEQVVGEVKEKLGHATGNRDLEASGKADQVSGEAKEAGHTLRDKVAGAVHDAKDRLDNRR, encoded by the coding sequence ATGAGCGTGTTCGACAAGGCCAAGGACAAGGCCGAGCAGGTGGTCGGCGAGGTCAAGGAGAAGCTCGGCCACGCGACCGGCAACCGCGACCTGGAGGCGTCCGGCAAGGCGGACCAGGTGAGCGGTGAGGCCAAGGAGGCGGGGCACACGCTCCGCGACAAGGTCGCCGGTGCGGTCCACGACGCCAAGGACCGTCTGGACAACCGGCGCTGA
- a CDS encoding transporter substrate-binding domain-containing protein has translation MADRRLRVRLLSLSAAAVVAATATVVADRFVNPALMSLPKTVKIGFNGRLPGWSFGKWDKEKGAYERPSGFDVALADYLADRYGFTWEPVFLDPGQREPWLVSGKVDLVIANYSMDGKSSENGTASRSDVLDFAGPYFLDVSGVMFNRSKIKDLLSVNVERGTVKFLCASVGTTAEEYLRRSAVPSSDETPVRATQRECFDRFNNPNDLAVTGMVTDQSILSAYSASAYAKNAGPKVESATWANDQFGFPMNDERYGIAMRDGSPALCRELADAVDDFLADSAGWDRAFADHLSGIERQGHKPAKADRRLC, from the coding sequence ATGGCCGACCGTCGGCTCCGCGTTCGACTGCTCTCCCTCAGCGCCGCCGCCGTTGTCGCGGCCACGGCCACGGTGGTGGCCGACCGGTTCGTCAACCCGGCGCTGATGTCCCTGCCCAAGACCGTCAAGATCGGGTTCAACGGCAGGCTGCCCGGGTGGAGCTTCGGCAAGTGGGACAAGGAGAAGGGCGCCTACGAGCGGCCGTCCGGCTTCGACGTCGCCCTGGCCGACTACCTCGCTGACCGGTACGGCTTCACCTGGGAGCCGGTGTTCCTCGACCCCGGTCAGCGCGAACCCTGGTTGGTCAGCGGGAAGGTCGACCTGGTCATCGCGAACTACTCGATGGACGGCAAGAGCTCTGAGAACGGCACCGCGTCCCGCAGCGACGTGCTGGACTTCGCCGGGCCGTACTTCCTCGACGTCTCCGGCGTGATGTTCAACCGGTCCAAGATCAAGGACCTGCTGTCGGTGAACGTCGAACGCGGGACGGTCAAGTTCCTGTGCGCCTCCGTCGGGACCACGGCCGAGGAGTACCTCCGCAGGTCCGCGGTGCCCAGCAGCGACGAGACCCCGGTGCGCGCGACCCAGCGGGAGTGCTTCGACCGGTTCAACAACCCGAACGACCTCGCCGTCACCGGCATGGTCACCGACCAGAGCATCCTGAGCGCGTACAGCGCGAGCGCCTACGCGAAGAACGCGGGCCCCAAGGTGGAGTCGGCCACGTGGGCCAACGACCAGTTCGGCTTCCCGATGAACGACGAGCGCTACGGCATCGCCATGCGCGACGGCAGCCCCGCCCTGTGCCGGGAGCTGGCTGACGCGGTGGACGACTTCCTCGCCGACAGCGCGGGGTGGGATCGGGCTTTCGCCGACCACCTCTCGGGTATCGAACGGCAGGGCCACAAACCCGCCAAGGCCGATCGGCGCCTGTGCTGA
- a CDS encoding caspase, EACC1-associated type, with the protein MRLPDPELSRAVLIGTTKYTDPNAGGQLPVIGHNIADLVDVLVDENNGGFRREHCAQLVDESNSARILERLDEAVDQAQDVLLVYIAAHALPRDPDANNLFIYLPGTDTSKRRWWQDALSYDDVRETVRQSTADNTIVIVDTCFAGRALRESLGGQAEHLLSVKGAYTLTAVGKNYRAVALHSNERNTAFTGTLLELLSNGIEGQGEMLSLPKVFPHLRKTLIDNHLPSPHQHMTDSIEHLALVRNRANNATWSLPEQVQEDLESENYTVRARGIRELGPIYRTGSPAVQAASRAELTKALSDDSKLVSSEASRVLKDLDGSRTSQVPITLARRRQPDWWAISTGLVAALAASVALWWSSWYLPHAIIAGAAIGALSATAQRVAHSSTTGKKV; encoded by the coding sequence ATGCGCCTACCCGATCCTGAGTTATCCCGCGCCGTCCTCATCGGAACCACGAAGTACACCGACCCCAACGCGGGTGGCCAGCTGCCGGTGATCGGCCACAACATCGCCGACCTGGTCGACGTGCTCGTCGACGAGAACAACGGCGGGTTCCGCCGCGAGCACTGCGCCCAACTGGTCGACGAGTCCAACAGCGCGCGGATCCTCGAGCGGCTCGACGAAGCCGTCGACCAAGCCCAAGACGTCCTGCTTGTCTATATAGCGGCGCATGCGCTGCCTAGGGACCCGGACGCGAACAACCTGTTCATCTATCTCCCAGGCACTGACACGTCGAAGCGGCGGTGGTGGCAAGACGCCCTGTCTTACGACGATGTCCGTGAGACGGTCCGCCAGAGCACTGCGGACAACACGATCGTCATCGTTGACACCTGCTTCGCAGGGCGGGCCTTGCGAGAGTCGCTGGGCGGGCAGGCCGAACATCTTCTTAGCGTGAAGGGCGCCTACACACTCACGGCGGTCGGTAAGAACTACCGCGCAGTCGCCTTGCACAGCAACGAGCGGAACACCGCGTTCACCGGGACCCTGCTGGAGTTGCTGTCGAACGGCATAGAGGGGCAGGGAGAGATGCTGTCGCTGCCGAAGGTCTTCCCCCACTTGCGTAAGACCCTCATCGACAACCACCTCCCGTCGCCGCACCAGCACATGACCGACAGCATCGAACACCTCGCATTGGTGCGGAACCGCGCGAACAACGCCACTTGGTCGCTGCCCGAACAGGTCCAGGAGGACCTTGAGAGCGAGAACTACACCGTGCGGGCGCGAGGGATCCGCGAACTCGGCCCCATCTATAGGACCGGAAGCCCTGCCGTGCAAGCGGCGAGTCGCGCCGAGCTGACCAAGGCGCTAAGCGACGACAGCAAGTTGGTCAGCAGCGAGGCGTCACGCGTATTGAAAGACCTCGATGGCAGCCGGACCAGCCAGGTCCCCATCACCTTGGCCCGGCGGCGGCAGCCGGACTGGTGGGCGATCTCGACCGGCCTGGTCGCCGCGCTGGCCGCAAGCGTGGCGTTGTGGTGGTCGAGCTGGTACCTGCCGCACGCCATCATCGCTGGCGCGGCGATCGGGGCGCTCAGCGCCACCGCGCAACGCGTCGCGCACAGCTCGACAACCGGGAAGAAGGTCTGA
- a CDS encoding effector-associated constant component EACC1, protein MHLLVTAEGDTADLWRWLSNEEDLRGRVRIRPGPVQEGTLGAELVIAAAIAAAPVVADSVLRFLTERHRQRHSDLELTVEDPSGRVRKLRVQRTTDAGDLVRFFVGEPEPPAVDGVDASFFGDDDAPTRS, encoded by the coding sequence GTGCACCTGCTTGTCACAGCGGAGGGGGACACCGCGGACCTGTGGCGGTGGCTGAGCAACGAGGAGGACCTCCGGGGCAGGGTGCGGATCCGCCCAGGTCCAGTCCAGGAAGGCACCCTCGGTGCTGAGCTCGTCATCGCCGCGGCCATCGCCGCCGCGCCCGTGGTCGCCGACTCCGTCCTGCGCTTCCTGACCGAACGGCACCGGCAGCGCCACTCGGATCTGGAGCTGACCGTCGAGGACCCGTCGGGGAGGGTCCGCAAGCTCAGGGTCCAGCGGACCACTGATGCCGGGGACCTCGTCCGGTTCTTCGTGGGCGAGCCGGAACCACCCGCGGTGGACGGCGTGGACGCGAGCTTCTTCGGGGATGACGATGCGCCTACCCGATCCTGA
- a CDS encoding helix-turn-helix domain-containing protein — MVSRQAGQVLAGNLRALRELGGFSLSELARRSGIAKGTLSQLESGTGNPTIETVFSLSNALGVPVSSLLTAPAEAEVVLVRGAEVDVLSGTAVDLRMMRRLDLTDTVIEVYDQRVRPGETQYSAGHPGREHVLVSEGVLRVGPPTEPYEVGPGDYVCFSAAGPHVYSAVDGPVVSVLLLEYPSNGDRPAIGVHGD, encoded by the coding sequence GTGGTGAGCAGGCAGGCGGGGCAGGTGCTCGCGGGGAACCTGCGCGCGCTGCGCGAGCTGGGCGGGTTCTCCCTCTCGGAGCTGGCCAGGCGGTCCGGGATCGCCAAGGGGACGCTCTCGCAGTTGGAGTCGGGGACCGGTAATCCGACCATCGAGACAGTGTTCAGTCTGTCGAACGCTCTTGGGGTGCCGGTGTCCAGCCTGCTGACCGCGCCCGCCGAGGCGGAGGTCGTGCTGGTGCGCGGCGCCGAGGTCGACGTGCTGTCCGGGACGGCTGTCGACCTGCGGATGATGCGCAGGCTGGACCTGACCGACACCGTCATCGAGGTCTACGACCAGCGGGTCCGGCCGGGGGAGACCCAGTACTCGGCTGGCCATCCCGGCCGGGAACACGTGCTGGTGAGCGAAGGTGTGCTGCGCGTGGGTCCGCCGACCGAGCCCTACGAGGTGGGTCCGGGCGACTACGTGTGCTTCTCGGCGGCCGGGCCGCACGTGTACTCGGCGGTCGACGGTCCTGTCGTGTCCGTGCTGCTGCTCGAGTACCCCTCCAACGGGGATCGTCCCGCGATCGGGGTACATGGGGATTGA
- a CDS encoding NAD(P)/FAD-dependent oxidoreductase, with translation MVVVGAGVIGAACADALSAAGLRVTVLDRGPLAAGTSAAGEGNILVSDKEAGPELELALASLRRWPALVEDFDVEWEPKGGLVVATGDPAPLERFAAAQREVGVDARWITPAEAREMEPHLTSRVTAAVHYPQDAQVQPVLATQALLAKVRRRGGVLRPGVAVVGLDVRGVRTTEGVIACEHVVNACGPWSGEVSRVLGGPIAIAPRRGMVLVTAPLPPTVHHKVYDADYVGAVASGDADLQTSTVVESTAAGTILIGSSRERVGFDESIRVRVLRELARKAVALFPTLATVPVMRAYGGFRPYAPDHLPVIGADPRVPGLWHATGHEGAGIGLAAATGALLAELITGAAPHLDPEPFRVDRPGVLLCA, from the coding sequence GTGGTCGTCGTCGGTGCGGGGGTGATCGGTGCCGCGTGCGCTGATGCGCTGTCGGCCGCCGGGCTCCGCGTCACCGTGCTCGACCGGGGTCCGCTCGCGGCGGGCACCAGTGCCGCGGGTGAGGGCAACATCCTCGTCTCGGACAAGGAGGCAGGCCCGGAACTGGAACTCGCCCTGGCTTCTCTGCGCCGGTGGCCCGCCCTTGTTGAGGATTTCGACGTCGAGTGGGAGCCGAAGGGCGGCCTGGTGGTCGCCACGGGAGACCCGGCTCCTCTAGAGCGGTTCGCGGCGGCCCAGCGTGAGGTCGGTGTGGATGCTCGGTGGATCACCCCGGCCGAGGCGCGCGAGATGGAGCCGCACCTTACGAGCCGCGTGACGGCTGCTGTGCATTACCCGCAAGACGCTCAGGTACAGCCGGTTCTGGCTACGCAGGCTCTGCTCGCGAAGGTCCGGCGCCGCGGCGGCGTCCTACGTCCCGGGGTCGCTGTCGTGGGTCTAGACGTAAGAGGCGTCCGCACGACCGAGGGCGTTATCGCTTGCGAGCACGTCGTCAACGCATGCGGTCCGTGGTCGGGAGAGGTCTCTCGGGTTCTCGGCGGGCCTATAGCGATCGCACCGCGCCGCGGGATGGTTCTCGTGACTGCCCCGTTGCCGCCTACTGTGCACCACAAGGTCTACGACGCCGACTACGTAGGCGCGGTCGCTAGCGGTGATGCCGACCTGCAGACCTCGACTGTCGTTGAATCCACTGCGGCGGGCACCATCCTCATCGGATCGAGCCGCGAACGAGTCGGGTTCGACGAGTCGATCCGCGTCCGCGTGCTGCGCGAGTTGGCGCGCAAGGCGGTCGCGTTGTTTCCAACTCTGGCCACTGTCCCGGTCATGCGCGCCTACGGCGGGTTCCGGCCCTATGCGCCAGATCACCTGCCGGTCATTGGAGCCGATCCGCGCGTTCCGGGTCTGTGGCACGCCACCGGACACGAAGGCGCCGGAATCGGCCTGGCGGCCGCAACTGGGGCCCTACTTGCGGAATTGATCACTGGTGCCGCACCGCACCTGGATCCTGAACCGTTCCGAGTGGACCGGCCGGGGGTGCTCCTGTGCGCGTGA
- a CDS encoding (2Fe-2S)-binding protein produces the protein MRVTIDGVPCSAAPGQTVAAALLADGRTSWRTTRGAGKPRGVFCGIGVCFDCLVTVNGIPDVRACQRLLAEGDDVRTEEP, from the coding sequence GTGCGCGTGACCATAGATGGGGTGCCCTGTTCCGCGGCGCCGGGTCAGACCGTGGCGGCTGCACTGCTCGCCGACGGCCGCACTTCGTGGCGCACCACCCGAGGCGCGGGGAAGCCAAGAGGTGTTTTCTGCGGCATAGGGGTGTGTTTCGACTGCCTTGTGACGGTCAACGGGATCCCTGATGTGCGTGCCTGTCAGCGGCTCTTGGCCGAAGGTGACGACGTTCGCACGGAGGAGCCGTGA
- a CDS encoding NAD(P)/FAD-dependent oxidoreductase translates to MRVVVIGGGPAGLAAAKASARAGAETVLVDSEPTLGGQFYRGSTQRIDPQVRYLANSTVWAVQGLRLHIRTGQADSPTRTGETIEADAVVLATGAHDRVVPFPGWDLPGVYTAGAAQALAKGQGVSIGQRVLVSGTGPFLLPVAESLVHVGATVLGICDANTGLGWLNHPRAASPAKVAELLGYARRLRTPWRPRTAVVAAHGDDKVNAVTVAKLNPDWTIRGQRRVAVDAVCVGHGFTPRLELAVSAGCEVVDGFVAVDHTGATSVPGWYAAGEVTGIGGADLAAAEGEVAGTAAAGGPCPTKALAKVRSGRRFATALAAAHPIRPGWQTWLEDDTLICRCEEVTYRALREAIALGATGTRTFKLTSRVGLGLCQGRMCGRSAVDLATTLAAERRTFFTPADLQRRPIATPLRLAELASLPEEDL, encoded by the coding sequence GTGAGAGTCGTAGTCATCGGAGGTGGGCCTGCTGGGCTTGCAGCGGCCAAGGCGTCGGCTCGCGCTGGGGCGGAGACCGTGCTGGTCGACAGCGAGCCGACATTGGGTGGCCAGTTCTATAGGGGCAGTACTCAACGCATTGATCCTCAAGTCCGGTACCTCGCGAACAGCACGGTCTGGGCCGTTCAGGGCCTACGGCTGCACATCCGCACGGGCCAGGCTGACAGCCCCACCCGCACGGGCGAGACCATCGAGGCAGACGCGGTAGTACTCGCCACTGGCGCACACGACCGTGTGGTGCCGTTCCCGGGGTGGGATCTGCCCGGCGTCTACACCGCAGGGGCTGCGCAAGCGCTTGCCAAGGGGCAAGGCGTCTCTATAGGCCAGCGGGTTCTTGTTTCTGGAACAGGCCCCTTCCTACTCCCGGTCGCCGAGTCACTGGTGCACGTAGGCGCGACGGTGCTGGGGATCTGCGACGCCAACACCGGCTTGGGGTGGCTCAACCACCCCCGCGCGGCGAGCCCTGCAAAGGTCGCCGAGCTCTTGGGCTACGCGCGTCGCCTACGAACCCCGTGGCGCCCCAGGACTGCGGTGGTGGCCGCGCACGGCGACGACAAGGTCAACGCTGTCACCGTGGCCAAGCTGAACCCTGATTGGACCATCCGCGGCCAGCGCCGCGTCGCGGTCGATGCTGTTTGCGTAGGCCACGGTTTCACCCCGCGCCTGGAGCTGGCCGTGTCCGCCGGGTGCGAGGTGGTGGACGGCTTCGTCGCTGTCGACCACACCGGCGCGACATCGGTACCCGGCTGGTACGCGGCAGGTGAAGTCACCGGTATCGGCGGGGCAGACCTGGCAGCCGCCGAGGGAGAGGTTGCTGGAACCGCGGCAGCTGGCGGGCCTTGTCCCACCAAAGCCCTGGCCAAGGTCCGCAGCGGAAGGCGGTTCGCCACGGCACTAGCAGCTGCCCACCCCATTCGACCTGGTTGGCAAACCTGGCTCGAAGACGACACGTTGATCTGCCGCTGCGAAGAAGTCACCTATAGGGCGCTTCGTGAGGCGATCGCTCTAGGTGCCACCGGTACGCGCACCTTCAAACTGACCAGCCGCGTCGGCCTAGGCCTGTGCCAAGGCCGGATGTGCGGCCGTTCCGCGGTCGACCTGGCCACCACCCTCGCCGCCGAGCGGCGCACCTTCTTCACCCCCGCCGACCTGCAGCGCCGTCCCATCGCCACGCCGCTGCGGTTGGCCGAACTCGCATCCCTGCCAGAGGAGGACCTGTGA
- a CDS encoding dihydrodipicolinate synthase family protein has translation MTERLDGVIVATALPYTPDATAPAGLRPDLDRYAEHCRWLVDSGCRGVGPNGSLGEYSSLTDDERRQVARTAVEAVGNDGIVVVGVHGVGAHQARHWAELAADDGADGVLCLPPTMYRANPREVVEHFTAVASVGLPVMVYNNPIDTKVDLTPALMAEIAQIDNVVAVKEFSGDVRRVLEIREAAPNLAVVAGADDVVLESLLMGATGWFAGFPNVFPAESVRLYELALEGRVAEARALYEPMVAAFRWDSRTEFVQAIKHGMDMVGRFGGPCRPPRGPLAPEQLALLEADMRRAVDAVQAA, from the coding sequence GTGACCGAGCGACTTGACGGCGTCATCGTCGCCACCGCCCTGCCCTACACCCCGGACGCCACCGCGCCCGCGGGACTGCGCCCGGACCTGGACCGCTACGCCGAGCACTGCCGGTGGCTGGTGGACAGCGGCTGCCGCGGTGTTGGCCCCAACGGCTCGCTGGGGGAGTACTCCTCGCTGACCGACGATGAGCGCCGCCAGGTCGCCCGCACCGCGGTAGAGGCCGTGGGCAACGACGGGATCGTCGTCGTCGGCGTCCACGGCGTAGGCGCCCACCAGGCTCGGCACTGGGCCGAACTGGCAGCGGACGACGGTGCGGACGGCGTCTTGTGCCTGCCGCCGACGATGTACCGGGCCAACCCCCGCGAGGTCGTCGAACACTTCACCGCTGTGGCGTCCGTAGGCCTGCCGGTGATGGTCTACAACAACCCGATCGACACCAAGGTCGACCTCACGCCCGCTCTTATGGCCGAGATCGCCCAGATCGACAACGTCGTGGCGGTCAAGGAGTTCTCCGGTGACGTGCGCCGGGTCCTGGAGATCCGGGAAGCCGCTCCGAACCTGGCTGTGGTCGCCGGAGCCGATGACGTCGTCCTGGAGTCGCTGCTGATGGGCGCCACCGGCTGGTTCGCAGGGTTCCCCAACGTCTTCCCCGCCGAGTCCGTGCGCCTCTATGAGCTGGCGCTCGAAGGCAGGGTCGCCGAGGCGCGGGCGCTCTACGAGCCCATGGTCGCGGCTTTCCGGTGGGACTCGCGGACAGAGTTCGTGCAGGCCATTAAGCACGGCATGGACATGGTGGGCCGATTTGGTGGGCCTTGTCGCCCGCCGCGCGGGCCATTGGCGCCCGAGCAGCTCGCGTTGCTCGAGGCGGACATGCGCCGCGCTGTCGACGCAGTGCAGGCAGCCTGA